A window of the Halobacterium hubeiense genome harbors these coding sequences:
- the guaA gene encoding glutamine-hydrolyzing GMP synthase encodes MVDVKEFVADAKAEIREKLGDETAIIALSGGVDSSTAAALAYEAVGDQLVPVYVDTGLMRKGETEEIREVFDYMDSLRVVEAQDRFFDELAGVTDPEEKRHVIGEQFIREFETVAEEVDAEYLVQGTIYPDRIESEGTIKSHHNVGGLPERVGFEGIVEPMRDLYKDEVREVARHLDLEEIISERMPFPGPGLAVRVIGEATPEKVEVAREATAVVEEELEEYDPWQAFAAVLGKATGVKGDNRVHGYVIAVRSVESRDGMTARAQELEWETLQRLQSRIAGTIDNVSRVVYDVTHKPPATIEYE; translated from the coding sequence ATGGTCGACGTCAAGGAGTTCGTCGCCGACGCCAAGGCCGAGATTCGGGAGAAACTCGGCGACGAGACCGCCATCATCGCGCTGTCGGGCGGCGTGGACTCGTCTACCGCCGCCGCGCTGGCGTACGAGGCGGTCGGCGACCAGCTCGTCCCCGTCTACGTGGACACCGGCCTGATGCGGAAGGGCGAGACCGAGGAGATTCGGGAGGTCTTCGACTACATGGACAGCCTCCGCGTCGTGGAGGCCCAAGACCGCTTCTTCGACGAACTGGCGGGCGTCACGGACCCCGAGGAGAAGCGCCACGTCATCGGCGAGCAGTTCATCCGGGAGTTCGAGACGGTCGCCGAGGAGGTCGACGCAGAGTACCTCGTGCAGGGGACCATCTACCCGGACCGCATCGAGAGCGAGGGCACAATCAAGAGCCACCACAACGTCGGCGGACTGCCCGAGCGCGTCGGCTTTGAGGGCATCGTGGAGCCGATGCGCGACCTCTACAAGGACGAGGTGCGGGAGGTCGCCCGCCACCTCGACCTCGAAGAGATCATCAGCGAGCGGATGCCGTTCCCCGGACCCGGCCTCGCCGTGCGCGTCATCGGCGAAGCCACGCCGGAGAAGGTCGAGGTCGCCCGCGAGGCGACCGCCGTCGTCGAGGAGGAACTGGAGGAGTACGACCCGTGGCAGGCGTTCGCCGCCGTCCTCGGGAAGGCCACCGGCGTGAAGGGCGACAACCGCGTCCACGGCTACGTGATCGCCGTCCGCTCCGTCGAATCGCGCGACGGGATGACCGCGCGCGCCCAGGAACTGGAGTGGGAGACCCTCCAGCGCCTCCAGTCGCGCATCGCGGGGACCATCGACAACGTCTCCCGCGTCGTCTACGACGTCACCCACAAACCACCCGCGACAATCGAGTACGAATGA
- a CDS encoding alpha/beta hydrolase, with amino-acid sequence MQQETVLVPGARDVEATLDSPDGNASACVVLCPPHPQHRGHRGDDRLVAVAEYLTERGVAALRFDYGDWDEGLGEREDARNALRWASERYDTVGLFGFSFGGSIAALAAASVDVTLCAVSLLAPTAELEAGLNAADALADVAAPLQVVYATRDTTADWEPVVEAARELDCEVVELDADHFFVGKTDRVAEAVGPFLAQSC; translated from the coding sequence ATGCAACAGGAGACCGTGCTGGTGCCGGGCGCGCGAGACGTGGAAGCGACGCTCGATTCGCCCGACGGGAACGCGTCGGCGTGCGTCGTGCTGTGTCCGCCGCATCCACAGCACCGCGGGCACCGCGGCGACGACCGCCTCGTCGCCGTCGCGGAGTACCTGACCGAGCGCGGCGTCGCGGCGCTGCGCTTCGACTACGGCGACTGGGACGAGGGACTCGGGGAGCGCGAGGACGCACGGAACGCACTCCGGTGGGCGAGCGAGCGCTACGACACCGTGGGCCTGTTCGGGTTCAGTTTCGGCGGGTCGATAGCCGCGCTCGCCGCCGCGAGCGTGGACGTCACCCTCTGTGCGGTGTCGCTGCTCGCGCCGACCGCCGAACTCGAAGCCGGGCTGAACGCCGCGGACGCGCTCGCGGACGTGGCGGCGCCGCTACAGGTCGTCTACGCGACCCGCGACACGACCGCGGACTGGGAGCCGGTCGTGGAAGCCGCCCGCGAACTGGACTGCGAGGTCGTGGAACTGGACGCCGACCACTTCTTCGTCGGGAAGACCGACCGCGTCGCGGAGGCCGTCGGCCCCTTCCTCGCGCAGTCCTGCTAG
- a CDS encoding DUF1611 domain-containing protein, protein MKVALLAHEKFPDRAKTAVGVLRYADYDVVAVLDRNNDGTRVSDHVPDVQDAPVVASMSDVPDDVDALIVGISPIGGAFDESWRPDVRNALERGCDVFSGLHYFLGEDEEFAELAAEHGAELWDVRKPPEDLGVADGVVDSVDATVVATVGTDCSVGKMTATRELYEAAREEGLDAAFVATGQTGILIEGEGIPIDRVVSDFAAGAVERMVLEAGADHDYVFVEGQASIVHPAYSGVTASIVHGAQPDHLVLCHEAGRDSVHGYDQQLPPVESFVDRYESFAGPVADADVIGGMLNTRGVADDEAAREAVADFADAIGAPADDPVRFGPDTVLEVIR, encoded by the coding sequence ATGAAAGTCGCACTCCTCGCGCACGAGAAGTTCCCCGACCGCGCGAAGACCGCAGTGGGCGTCCTCCGGTACGCCGACTACGACGTGGTCGCGGTGCTGGACCGGAACAACGACGGCACCCGCGTCAGCGACCACGTGCCGGACGTGCAGGACGCGCCCGTGGTGGCGTCGATGAGCGACGTGCCCGACGACGTTGACGCCCTGATTGTCGGCATCTCGCCCATCGGCGGCGCGTTCGACGAGTCGTGGCGGCCGGACGTGCGGAACGCGCTCGAACGCGGCTGCGACGTCTTCTCGGGGTTGCACTACTTCCTCGGGGAGGACGAGGAGTTCGCCGAGCTCGCCGCGGAGCACGGCGCCGAACTCTGGGACGTGCGGAAGCCGCCCGAGGACCTCGGCGTCGCCGATGGCGTCGTGGACAGCGTGGACGCGACGGTCGTCGCGACCGTGGGCACGGACTGCTCGGTCGGGAAGATGACCGCCACTCGGGAGCTGTACGAGGCCGCCCGCGAGGAGGGGCTGGACGCGGCGTTCGTCGCGACCGGCCAGACCGGCATCCTCATCGAGGGCGAGGGCATCCCCATCGACCGCGTGGTCTCGGACTTCGCCGCGGGCGCGGTCGAGCGGATGGTCTTGGAGGCGGGCGCGGACCACGACTACGTCTTCGTGGAGGGGCAGGCGAGCATCGTCCACCCCGCGTACTCGGGCGTCACCGCGAGCATCGTCCACGGCGCCCAGCCCGACCACCTCGTGCTCTGCCACGAGGCCGGCCGCGACTCCGTGCACGGCTACGACCAGCAGCTCCCGCCCGTGGAGTCGTTCGTGGACCGCTACGAATCGTTCGCCGGCCCGGTCGCCGACGCGGACGTAATCGGCGGGATGTTGAACACGCGCGGCGTCGCCGACGACGAGGCCGCCCGCGAGGCCGTCGCGGACTTCGCGGACGCCATCGGGGCGCCAGCCGACGACCCCGTGCGGTTCGGCCCCGATACCGTCTTGGAGGTGATTCGATGA
- a CDS encoding DUF7126 family protein: MKAIVVGPDRGIVDALESEGVEVISIEGVASGERLEDAGVADADLLVITDAAEATAIPVAREQNADLKTVAYTPDSMPEFVKGVLDLAVDPALLGPETVAEELVEPDS, encoded by the coding sequence ATGAAGGCTATCGTCGTCGGTCCAGACCGCGGCATCGTCGACGCCCTCGAGAGCGAGGGCGTGGAAGTCATCAGCATCGAGGGCGTCGCCTCGGGGGAGCGCCTCGAAGACGCCGGCGTCGCGGACGCCGACCTGCTGGTCATCACGGACGCCGCCGAGGCGACCGCCATCCCGGTCGCCCGCGAGCAGAACGCGGACCTGAAAACGGTCGCGTACACGCCGGACTCGATGCCGGAGTTCGTGAAAGGCGTCCTCGACCTCGCGGTCGATCCCGCGCTGCTCGGCCCGGAGACGGTTGCCGAGGAGCTCGTCGAACCCGACAGCTAA
- a CDS encoding chloride channel protein, which translates to MDQRRFSKLLACAAVLGVAVGLVATGFRVAWLAAKHALWHTFEATYWRIPVSVAAGVLIGAILYKTYYPGALAALVRQFHDEGSVPLAENVPTVPVGFIGLIAGQNAGPEGVMSVVGGSFGTQAAETFGVPNAEKLLTLAGMGAGFGAILGAPIGGALLWLELPHERGLEYYEAIIPTFVASFAGYLTEAAIGGFHLFPTWHVSAVAPISGSQLVAAAAVAVVAIPFGALYTTIFDAVGRLFNRWSPAIYVRTTVAGLAIGLLGYALPLTYFYGGSKMNQLVGTDLGLGVLVATLLGTMVAAAFTINGNWIGGLIVPHMFMGAVLGLAASTVVPALPPILSMLAGMAAFNAVVTGTPLSSALIAIALTDGASITPVFLAALVGFVGSPLVGFLQTAAPRREPPNFHVGD; encoded by the coding sequence ATGGACCAGCGTCGGTTCTCGAAACTGCTCGCGTGCGCGGCCGTGCTCGGCGTCGCGGTCGGCCTCGTCGCCACGGGGTTTCGGGTGGCGTGGCTGGCCGCCAAGCACGCGCTCTGGCACACCTTCGAGGCAACCTACTGGCGCATCCCGGTCAGCGTGGCGGCCGGCGTCCTCATCGGCGCCATCCTCTACAAGACGTACTACCCGGGCGCGCTCGCCGCGCTCGTCCGCCAGTTCCACGACGAGGGCAGCGTCCCGCTCGCGGAGAACGTCCCCACAGTCCCGGTCGGCTTTATCGGACTCATCGCGGGGCAGAACGCCGGCCCGGAAGGCGTGATGAGCGTCGTCGGCGGGAGCTTCGGCACGCAGGCCGCGGAGACGTTCGGCGTGCCGAACGCCGAGAAGCTCCTCACGCTCGCGGGGATGGGCGCGGGGTTCGGCGCCATCCTCGGCGCGCCCATCGGCGGCGCGCTGCTGTGGCTGGAACTCCCCCACGAGCGCGGGCTGGAGTACTACGAGGCCATCATCCCGACGTTCGTCGCGAGCTTCGCGGGCTACCTCACGGAGGCGGCAATCGGCGGCTTCCACCTGTTCCCGACGTGGCACGTCTCCGCCGTCGCGCCAATCTCGGGCAGCCAGTTGGTCGCCGCGGCCGCAGTCGCTGTCGTCGCCATCCCGTTCGGCGCACTCTACACGACCATCTTCGACGCCGTGGGGCGGCTGTTCAACCGCTGGTCGCCCGCCATCTACGTCCGCACGACCGTCGCCGGCCTCGCCATCGGCCTGCTCGGCTACGCGCTCCCCCTGACGTACTTCTACGGCGGCAGCAAGATGAACCAGCTCGTCGGCACCGACCTCGGGCTCGGGGTGCTCGTTGCGACGCTGCTTGGCACGATGGTCGCGGCGGCGTTCACCATCAACGGCAACTGGATCGGCGGGCTCATCGTCCCGCACATGTTCATGGGCGCGGTGCTCGGGCTGGCGGCGTCGACGGTCGTCCCCGCGCTCCCGCCGATACTCTCGATGCTCGCGGGGATGGCCGCGTTCAACGCCGTCGTCACCGGGACGCCGCTGTCGTCGGCGCTCATCGCCATCGCGCTGACCGACGGCGCCAGCATCACGCCCGTCTTCCTCGCGGCGCTGGTCGGGTTCGTCGGCAGTCCCCTCGTCGGCTTCCTCCAGACGGCGGCGCCGCGCCGCGAACCGCCGAACTTCCACGTCGGCGACTAA
- a CDS encoding PspA/IM30 family protein: MGIVSRLSYAVRSKLNAVVSSAEDPTETLDYSYQRLRDELRDVEKGLADLTAQKKRLEVQRERLQRNAEKHAEQAREAVRQDRDDLARRALEKKRQKRDQVEEIDDQIADLESTQRDLEDEKEELEARVEEFRTKKETMKARHEAAQAQTRVSEAVTGVGDEASEVTRAIERAEDQTEELEARAAAMDELDERGVLDGPLGDDRDRIDRELDAERGDREVEAELDELRADVRGEDAVERGADGDEAVEAELETIREEEEQA; this comes from the coding sequence ATGGGTATCGTGTCACGCCTCTCGTACGCGGTCCGGTCGAAACTGAACGCCGTCGTCAGTTCCGCCGAAGACCCGACGGAGACGCTGGACTACTCCTACCAGCGCCTGCGCGACGAACTGCGGGACGTCGAGAAGGGGCTGGCGGACCTCACCGCGCAGAAGAAGCGCCTCGAGGTCCAGCGCGAGCGCCTCCAGCGCAACGCCGAGAAGCACGCCGAGCAGGCCCGCGAGGCGGTCCGGCAGGACCGCGACGACCTCGCGCGGCGCGCGCTGGAGAAGAAGCGACAGAAGCGCGACCAGGTCGAGGAGATAGACGACCAGATTGCGGACCTCGAATCTACTCAGCGCGACCTCGAAGACGAGAAGGAGGAACTGGAGGCGCGCGTCGAGGAGTTCCGCACGAAGAAGGAGACGATGAAGGCGCGCCACGAGGCCGCGCAGGCCCAGACGCGCGTCTCGGAGGCGGTCACTGGGGTCGGCGACGAGGCCAGCGAGGTGACGCGTGCCATCGAGCGCGCGGAAGACCAGACCGAGGAGCTGGAGGCCCGCGCCGCTGCGATGGACGAACTCGACGAGCGCGGGGTCCTCGACGGCCCGCTGGGCGACGACCGCGACCGCATCGACCGCGAGCTCGACGCCGAACGCGGGGACCGCGAAGTCGAAGCAGAGCTGGACGAGCTGCGCGCGGACGTCCGCGGCGAGGACGCCGTCGAGCGCGGCGCGGACGGCGACGAGGCCGTGGAAGCGGAGCTGGAGACCATCCGCGAGGAAGAAGAGCAGGCGTAG
- a CDS encoding cupin domain-containing protein, with the protein MSLDCYPDLAPETGEVVTEELYYSPDELVKAFALGPGAEVEPHEHGDQTNTFHVLEGELVVVQGDSEEVVEAPGVVVHERGVAHGARNESDDVAVFTATMAPMG; encoded by the coding sequence GTGTCACTCGATTGCTACCCCGACCTCGCGCCCGAGACCGGCGAGGTCGTCACGGAGGAGCTGTACTACTCGCCGGACGAGCTCGTGAAGGCGTTCGCGCTCGGCCCCGGCGCCGAAGTCGAACCCCACGAGCACGGCGACCAGACGAACACCTTCCACGTGCTGGAAGGTGAACTCGTCGTCGTGCAGGGCGACAGCGAGGAGGTCGTCGAGGCGCCGGGCGTGGTCGTCCACGAGCGCGGCGTCGCCCACGGCGCGCGCAACGAGAGCGACGACGTGGCGGTGTTCACGGCGACGATGGCGCCGATGGGCTGA
- a CDS encoding CTP synthase, producing MPTETGYDPTLGSKFVFVTGGVMSGLGKGITAASLGRLLSNAGFDVTAVKIDPYLNVDAGTMNPYQHGEVYVLKDGGEVDLDLGNYERFLDVDMTSDHNVTTGKVYQHVIERERAGDYLGKTVQIIPHVTDDIKRRVREAAEGSDVCIVEVGGTVGDIEGMPFLEALRQFSHEEDDEDILFTHVTLVPYSQTGEQKTKPTQHSVKELRSIGLQPDVLVGRCEDKLDPDVKEKIALFCDVPTDAVFSNPDVEDVYHVPLVVEEEGLDEYVMEQFDIADDALPKAERSTEWRDLVTRERTGEVDIALVGKYALEDAYMSIHEALKHAGLEKGVDVNVLWVDSEKMNDDHEQRLQEADGVVVPGGFGSRGTEGKIRAIQHAREHDVPFLGLCLGFQLAVVEYARNVLGMAEAHSSEINEDTPYPVIDLLPEQYDLEDLGGTMRLGAHETQIQPGTLAHELYGDTSCTERHRHRYEVNPDYIDDLTENGLTFSGEAGNRMEILEYDDHPFFFGTQFHPEFRSRPTRASPPFVGLLDAVLDETETEAEVVN from the coding sequence ATGCCGACGGAGACCGGGTACGACCCGACACTGGGAAGCAAGTTCGTGTTCGTTACTGGCGGGGTGATGTCCGGGCTGGGGAAAGGTATCACCGCCGCCAGCCTCGGCCGCCTCCTCTCGAACGCCGGATTCGACGTCACGGCCGTCAAGATCGACCCCTACCTGAACGTGGACGCGGGGACGATGAACCCCTACCAGCACGGCGAGGTGTACGTGCTGAAGGACGGCGGGGAGGTCGACCTCGATTTGGGGAACTACGAGCGGTTCCTCGACGTGGACATGACCTCCGACCACAACGTCACCACGGGGAAGGTCTACCAGCACGTCATCGAGCGCGAGCGCGCCGGCGACTACCTCGGGAAGACCGTCCAGATTATCCCCCACGTCACCGACGACATCAAGCGGCGCGTCCGCGAGGCCGCCGAGGGCTCCGACGTCTGCATCGTCGAAGTCGGCGGCACCGTCGGGGACATCGAGGGGATGCCGTTCCTCGAAGCGCTCCGGCAGTTCAGCCACGAGGAGGACGACGAGGACATCCTGTTCACGCACGTCACGCTCGTCCCGTACTCCCAGACGGGCGAGCAGAAGACGAAGCCGACCCAGCACTCCGTGAAGGAACTCCGGTCGATTGGTCTCCAGCCGGACGTCCTCGTGGGGCGCTGTGAGGACAAACTCGACCCCGACGTCAAGGAGAAAATCGCGCTGTTCTGCGACGTTCCGACCGACGCCGTCTTCTCGAACCCGGACGTCGAGGACGTCTACCACGTCCCGCTCGTCGTCGAGGAGGAGGGGCTCGACGAGTACGTGATGGAGCAGTTCGACATCGCCGACGACGCGCTCCCGAAGGCCGAGCGCTCGACGGAGTGGCGCGACCTCGTCACCCGCGAGCGCACGGGCGAGGTGGACATCGCGCTCGTCGGGAAGTACGCCTTGGAGGACGCCTACATGAGCATCCACGAGGCGCTCAAGCACGCCGGCCTGGAGAAGGGCGTGGACGTGAACGTCCTCTGGGTGGACTCCGAGAAGATGAACGACGACCACGAACAGCGCCTCCAGGAGGCCGACGGCGTCGTCGTCCCCGGCGGCTTCGGCTCCCGGGGCACCGAGGGGAAGATTCGCGCGATTCAGCACGCCCGCGAGCACGACGTTCCCTTCCTCGGGCTCTGTCTGGGCTTCCAGCTGGCGGTCGTGGAGTACGCGCGCAACGTCCTCGGGATGGCCGAGGCCCACTCCTCCGAGATTAACGAGGACACGCCGTACCCCGTCATCGACCTGCTCCCCGAGCAGTACGACTTAGAGGACCTCGGTGGGACGATGCGGCTGGGCGCCCACGAGACCCAGATTCAGCCGGGGACGCTCGCCCACGAGCTGTACGGCGACACCTCCTGCACGGAGCGGCACCGCCACCGCTACGAGGTCAACCCCGACTACATCGACGACCTCACCGAGAACGGCCTGACGTTCTCCGGGGAGGCGGGCAACCGCATGGAGATTCTGGAGTACGACGACCATCCGTTCTTCTTCGGGACGCAGTTCCACCCCGAGTTCCGGTCGCGCCCCACTCGCGCGAGCCCGCCGTTCGTCGGGCTGCTCGACGCCGTCCTCGACGAAACCGAGACGGAAGCGGAGGTGGTGAACTGA
- a CDS encoding universal stress protein, producing MYDAVLVPTDGSDAASAGVTHGLDLAAEFDAVVHALYVVPESERASIVGSGDVGESSVVAAAERAVETVAAAADDRGLDAETEIRSGTPHREILDYADEAGVDLVVMATHGRTGVSRLLSGSVTERVVRNANRPVLVARRTR from the coding sequence ATGTACGACGCGGTCCTCGTGCCGACGGACGGCAGCGACGCCGCCTCCGCCGGCGTCACGCACGGCCTCGACCTCGCGGCGGAGTTCGACGCGGTCGTCCACGCGCTCTACGTCGTCCCCGAGTCCGAGCGCGCGAGCATCGTCGGCAGCGGCGACGTCGGCGAGTCGAGCGTCGTCGCGGCCGCCGAGCGCGCCGTCGAGACCGTCGCCGCGGCCGCCGACGACCGTGGCCTCGACGCCGAAACGGAGATTCGGAGCGGGACGCCACACCGCGAGATTCTCGACTACGCCGACGAGGCGGGCGTCGACCTCGTCGTGATGGCGACCCACGGCCGCACGGGCGTCAGCAGGCTGCTCTCGGGGAGCGTCACCGAGCGCGTCGTCCGGAACGCCAACCGCCCCGTGCTTGTCGCGCGCCGGACGCGCTGA
- the thrS gene encoding threonine--tRNA ligase — protein MSTVTVTLPDGATLDVESGATVEDVAYEIGPGLGRDTVAGKLDGELVAKEEPITEDREIEIVTEDSDDYLDVLRHTAAHVLAQAVLRHHPDAKLTIGPYTDEGFYYDIADVELDADDLEEIQAEAEDIIEADYDVERVEYDREEAVEKYEDNPFKREILDTEAAGEDPVSFYRQDGFEDLCQGPHVDSTGEIGGFEVLETSAAYWRGDEDRETLTRVYGTAFPTEDGLEEYLQRREEAKERDHRKLGSEMDLFSIPDVTGPGLPLYHPNGKTVLRELSDYVHELNRDMGYDEVETPHLFRTELWKQSGHYDNYVDDMFLMDVDDEEYGLKPMNCPGHATIFDQSSWSYRDLPVRYFEDGKVYRREQRGELSGLSRVWAFTIDDGHVFARADQIEEEVRRIMDLIFEVLDTFDLDYEVALATRPEKSVGSDEIWEQSESQLRDVLDQQNVDYDLEPGDGAFYGPKVDFAFEDALGRTWDGPTVQLDFNMPDRFDLEYTGSDNEAHQPVMIHRALYGSYERFFMVLIEHYNGRFPTWLAPEQVRILPVTDDNLGYAHRVKNELEGYRVEVEDRDWTVGRKIQQAHDDNVPYMLVLGDDEEEAGTVSVRDRQERERNDVDLDAFLDHLDSEVEQKRTEPDFVDE, from the coding sequence ATGAGCACCGTTACTGTGACGCTCCCGGACGGCGCGACGCTCGACGTCGAGTCCGGGGCGACGGTCGAGGACGTAGCGTACGAAATTGGGCCCGGCCTCGGCCGTGACACAGTCGCCGGGAAACTCGACGGCGAACTCGTCGCGAAGGAGGAACCCATCACGGAGGACCGCGAGATCGAAATCGTCACCGAGGACTCCGACGACTACCTCGACGTCCTCCGGCACACGGCCGCGCACGTGCTCGCGCAGGCCGTGCTCCGCCACCACCCCGACGCGAAACTCACCATCGGGCCGTACACCGACGAGGGGTTCTACTACGACATCGCGGACGTCGAACTCGACGCCGACGACCTCGAAGAGATTCAAGCGGAGGCCGAGGACATCATCGAGGCCGACTACGACGTCGAGCGCGTCGAGTACGACCGCGAGGAGGCCGTCGAGAAGTACGAGGACAACCCGTTCAAGCGCGAGATTCTCGACACCGAGGCGGCCGGCGAGGACCCCGTGAGCTTCTACCGGCAGGACGGCTTCGAGGACCTCTGTCAGGGGCCGCACGTCGATTCCACGGGCGAAATCGGCGGCTTCGAAGTGCTGGAGACCTCGGCGGCGTACTGGCGTGGCGACGAGGACCGCGAGACGCTCACGCGCGTCTACGGCACGGCGTTCCCCACCGAGGACGGTCTGGAGGAGTACCTCCAGCGACGCGAGGAGGCCAAGGAGCGCGACCACCGGAAGCTCGGCTCCGAGATGGACCTGTTCTCCATCCCGGACGTCACCGGCCCCGGTCTGCCCCTCTACCACCCCAACGGGAAGACCGTGCTGCGGGAGCTCTCGGACTACGTCCACGAGCTGAACCGCGACATGGGCTACGACGAGGTCGAGACGCCGCACCTCTTCCGGACGGAGCTGTGGAAGCAGTCCGGGCACTACGACAACTACGTCGACGACATGTTCCTGATGGACGTCGACGACGAGGAGTACGGCCTGAAGCCGATGAACTGCCCGGGCCACGCCACCATCTTCGACCAGTCCTCGTGGAGCTACCGCGACCTCCCCGTGCGGTACTTCGAGGACGGGAAGGTGTACCGCCGCGAGCAGCGCGGCGAACTCTCCGGACTCAGCCGGGTGTGGGCGTTCACCATCGACGACGGCCACGTGTTCGCGCGCGCCGACCAGATCGAGGAGGAGGTCCGGCGCATCATGGACCTCATCTTCGAGGTGCTGGACACGTTCGACCTCGACTACGAGGTCGCGCTCGCCACCCGTCCCGAGAAGTCCGTCGGCAGCGACGAAATCTGGGAGCAGTCCGAGAGCCAGCTCCGGGACGTGCTCGACCAGCAGAACGTCGACTACGACCTCGAACCCGGCGACGGCGCGTTCTACGGGCCGAAGGTGGACTTCGCGTTCGAGGACGCGCTCGGGCGCACGTGGGACGGCCCGACCGTCCAGCTGGACTTCAACATGCCGGACCGCTTCGACCTCGAGTACACGGGGTCGGACAACGAGGCCCACCAGCCGGTGATGATTCACCGCGCGCTCTACGGGAGCTACGAGCGGTTCTTCATGGTGCTCATCGAGCACTACAACGGCCGCTTCCCGACGTGGCTGGCACCCGAGCAGGTCCGCATCCTCCCCGTGACCGACGACAACCTCGGGTACGCCCACCGCGTGAAGAACGAACTGGAGGGCTACCGCGTGGAGGTCGAGGACCGCGACTGGACTGTCGGCCGGAAAATCCAGCAGGCCCACGACGACAACGTCCCCTACATGCTCGTCCTCGGCGACGACGAGGAGGAAGCCGGGACGGTCTCCGTGCGCGACCGTCAGGAGCGCGAGCGCAACGACGTCGACCTCGACGCGTTCCTCGACCACCTCGACAGCGAAGTCGAACAGAAGCGCACGGAACCGGACTTCGTCGACGAGTAA
- a CDS encoding dipeptide epimerase yields the protein MKASFERREFPLEHPFTIARGTQETAANVVVRVEDDEGNVGVGGAAPSAHYGETAGTVEAVMPELLAVVERADDPHDLARIETGMREVVADNPAARAAVSIACHDLAAKRADLPLYRYWGLDAANTLDTSFTIGIDDEETMRRKTAEAVEAGYGTLKVKLGTSRDEQLLAAVRETAPDATIRVDANEAWTPKEAVRNIEWLADYGVEFVEQPVPAENREGLKYVYERSPLPIAADESCVVASDVPEVADRCDIANLKLMKTGGLREAKRLIHAARAHGLEVMCGCMIESNASIAAAAHLAPLLDYADLDGSLLLAEDDFDGVPMPAGHVDLQAVERAGTGAREA from the coding sequence ATGAAGGCGAGCTTCGAACGCCGCGAGTTCCCGCTGGAACACCCGTTCACTATCGCGCGCGGCACGCAGGAGACCGCCGCGAACGTCGTCGTGCGCGTCGAGGACGACGAGGGCAACGTCGGCGTCGGCGGCGCCGCGCCCTCGGCCCACTACGGGGAGACCGCCGGGACCGTCGAGGCCGTCATGCCGGAACTGCTGGCCGTCGTCGAGCGCGCCGACGACCCCCACGACCTCGCGCGCATCGAGACCGGGATGCGGGAGGTCGTCGCGGACAACCCCGCGGCGCGCGCCGCGGTCAGCATCGCGTGCCACGACCTCGCCGCGAAGCGCGCCGACCTCCCGCTGTACCGCTACTGGGGGCTGGACGCCGCGAACACGCTGGACACCTCGTTCACTATCGGCATCGACGACGAGGAGACGATGCGCCGGAAGACCGCGGAGGCCGTCGAAGCGGGCTACGGCACGCTGAAGGTCAAGCTCGGCACGAGCCGCGACGAACAGCTGCTGGCGGCGGTCCGGGAGACCGCGCCCGACGCCACCATCCGCGTGGACGCCAACGAGGCGTGGACGCCGAAAGAAGCGGTCCGCAACATCGAGTGGCTCGCGGACTACGGCGTGGAGTTCGTCGAGCAGCCCGTGCCCGCCGAGAACCGCGAGGGGCTGAAGTACGTCTACGAGCGCTCGCCGCTCCCCATCGCAGCCGACGAGTCCTGCGTCGTCGCCAGCGACGTGCCGGAGGTCGCGGACCGCTGCGACATCGCGAACCTCAAGCTGATGAAGACCGGCGGGCTCCGGGAGGCCAAGCGCCTGATTCACGCGGCTCGCGCGCACGGCCTCGAAGTCATGTGCGGGTGTATGATAGAGTCCAACGCCTCCATCGCGGCCGCCGCACACCTCGCGCCGCTGCTGGACTACGCGGACCTCGACGGCTCGCTCCTGCTCGCCGAGGACGACTTCGACGGCGTCCCGATGCCCGCTGGCCACGTGGACCTGCAGGCCGTCGAGCGAGCGGGGACGGGCGCGCGAGAGGCCTGA